From the Oleiphilus messinensis genome, one window contains:
- the rsmG gene encoding 16S rRNA (guanine(527)-N(7))-methyltransferase RsmG yields the protein MNMALIDRELLAKQLEAGVKYLQLELLPGQQDQLLDYLELLVKWNKAYNLTAIRNPSEMVSKHLLDSLTLTPYITGQRIIDVGTGPGLPGIPMAIMYPDRAFTLLDSNSKKTRFLTQCKLDLDLQNIEIIHSRVDEFHPDKPFDLVLSRAFSAIENMVNWCAHLPGDNGVFLAMKGIFPSQELEALPDGYEVKKTEKLMLPDCEAERHLLIIGTLSD from the coding sequence ATGAACATGGCTTTGATAGATCGGGAACTGCTGGCAAAGCAACTTGAGGCTGGGGTGAAGTATCTGCAGCTTGAATTACTGCCCGGTCAACAGGATCAGTTACTTGATTATCTTGAGTTACTGGTCAAGTGGAATAAAGCGTACAATTTGACCGCAATTCGAAATCCGTCCGAAATGGTTAGCAAACATCTGCTGGATAGTCTGACGTTGACGCCCTACATTACTGGACAGCGAATTATTGATGTGGGTACTGGGCCGGGGTTACCCGGCATACCTATGGCTATCATGTATCCGGATCGTGCTTTTACGCTGTTGGATAGTAACAGTAAAAAAACGAGATTCCTGACACAATGTAAACTCGATCTGGATCTTCAGAACATCGAAATTATCCATTCCCGAGTTGATGAATTTCATCCGGATAAACCGTTTGACCTGGTTTTATCCCGCGCTTTCTCTGCAATTGAGAACATGGTGAACTGGTGTGCACATTTACCCGGTGATAACGGGGTTTTTCTGGCAATGAAAGGTATATTTCCGAGTCAGGAACTGGAAGCTCTGCCCGATGGATACGAAGTAAAAAAAACCGAAAAACTAATGCTTCCAGACTGTGAAGCTGAACGCCATTTGCTTATCATTGGCACATTATCAGATTGA